A region of Candidatus Bathyarchaeia archaeon DNA encodes the following proteins:
- the scpB gene encoding SMC-Scp complex subunit ScpB, producing MKENVDMKLKLIEAALYVAGRPLDLKTLCNIVGSRSEKRVQRLARMLIDEYKRRNTALEILELEDHRFVLQLKNEYAERVRKLAIRPLLTTGPLRTLSYIAYKQPVTQKQVIEVRGRHTYSHIKELLEMGLITRERNGRDVILRTTDFFADYFGLSRNIEVMKQQLKRIFEMRGEETLPASLKKEERENIAKIGGFNPK from the coding sequence ATGAAGGAAAATGTAGATATGAAGCTTAAGCTTATTGAAGCGGCACTTTATGTTGCTGGCAGACCATTAGACCTAAAAACTTTATGCAATATTGTGGGCTCTCGCTCTGAGAAGAGGGTTCAGAGACTTGCTAGGATGCTAATAGATGAGTATAAGCGACGCAACACCGCCCTAGAAATACTGGAACTTGAAGACCATAGGTTTGTTCTGCAGCTTAAAAACGAGTATGCTGAAAGAGTTAGGAAACTTGCTATAAGACCACTTTTAACAACCGGACCATTAAGAACATTATCTTACATAGCCTATAAACAACCTGTAACGCAAAAGCAGGTTATTGAGGTTAGGGGGAGACATACTTACAGCCACATAAAGGAGCTTCTTGAAATGGGGTTAATTACCCGAGAAAGAAATGGAAGGGATGTTATTTTAAGAACCACTGATTTCTTTGCAGACTACTTTGGATTAAGCCGAAACATAGAGGTTATGAAACAACAGCTTAAGAGAATTTTTGAAATGCGCGGCGAGGAAACATTACCAGCTTCTCTAAAGAAAGAGGAGCGGGAGAATATAGCGAAAATAGGAGGATTTAATCCGAAATAA
- a CDS encoding FGGY family carbohydrate kinase, translating into MRETYEETIAVFDIGKSNKKFILFSKDLKPLYSDYTRIGEVKIGDLLCDDSESIISWIKSKLLYASRRWGLSALSITTFGATIANLKKGALRLPIISYNQEIDKRIKEKFYGEFGSPLELYLSTGTPPYGQLLNAGIQVYWIRENFPEIFNDIDEIMFLPQYLTYILAGFKSSEITSIGCHTYLYDMRGREWSNVAKGLMVDVRSPAMFNVWEPLGEFKVGNSNITVTPGIHDSNASLLPHIIRGNKILLASTGTWCVFMYPWGAFNPRNDDLYKDVLYYIDAFGNPVRSARFKGGFEYDHYASIIRNKFQINLKDIPFDINVLNDILRRKEDFIAPGLIEGSGQFQRSKAEIIGKAFYSSAKEAYHLLNLYLAIESYFAINLVTNSENADIFVQGGFAKNNIYLKILSALFPKSRVFKTIFTEATGLGAAICAKCALENIKPHNIDTDLLNVIIKEIPKPDIDEERLHEYVDAFISKFSVN; encoded by the coding sequence ATGCGTGAAACCTATGAGGAAACAATAGCGGTCTTTGATATAGGTAAATCAAATAAAAAGTTCATTCTATTCTCCAAAGACTTGAAACCGCTTTATTCAGATTATACTAGAATAGGTGAAGTAAAGATTGGCGATCTACTATGTGATGATTCTGAATCAATTATTTCTTGGATAAAATCTAAACTCCTGTATGCATCTAGGAGATGGGGGCTCAGCGCATTATCTATAACGACTTTTGGCGCGACAATAGCGAATCTGAAGAAGGGAGCTTTAAGATTACCAATAATATCATATAACCAAGAGATTGATAAGCGCATAAAAGAAAAATTTTATGGTGAATTTGGAAGTCCACTTGAACTATATTTGTCTACTGGGACGCCTCCATATGGGCAGCTATTAAACGCTGGAATACAAGTTTATTGGATAAGGGAAAATTTTCCAGAAATCTTCAATGATATAGATGAGATTATGTTCCTACCGCAATACCTCACATATATACTTGCAGGTTTTAAGTCGAGTGAAATAACAAGTATTGGCTGTCACACATATTTATATGACATGAGAGGAAGAGAATGGAGTAACGTTGCTAAAGGGCTTATGGTTGATGTTAGGTCACCCGCAATGTTTAATGTCTGGGAGCCATTAGGGGAGTTTAAAGTTGGCAACTCAAATATTACCGTAACCCCGGGGATACATGATTCAAATGCCTCTCTATTACCGCACATTATCAGGGGAAATAAAATTCTATTAGCTTCAACTGGAACATGGTGCGTTTTCATGTATCCTTGGGGAGCCTTTAATCCAAGAAATGATGATTTATATAAGGATGTCCTCTATTACATAGATGCATTCGGTAACCCTGTTAGATCAGCCAGGTTTAAGGGCGGCTTTGAATATGATCATTACGCTTCAATTATAAGAAATAAGTTTCAGATAAACTTGAAAGATATACCATTTGACATAAATGTATTAAATGATATTTTGAGGAGAAAAGAAGATTTTATAGCGCCTGGCTTAATCGAAGGTTCAGGACAGTTCCAGCGTTCTAAAGCTGAAATAATTGGGAAAGCATTTTATAGTAGTGCAAAAGAAGCCTATCACCTTTTAAATCTCTATTTGGCGATAGAATCCTATTTTGCAATAAACCTAGTAACTAACTCGGAAAACGCTGACATATTTGTTCAGGGAGGCTTCGCAAAAAACAATATATATCTGAAGATTTTATCAGCACTCTTCCCAAAGAGTAGAGTCTTCAAGACCATTTTTACCGAAGCCACAGGTCTGGGGGCTGCTATATGCGCTAAGTGCGCGTTAGAAAATATTAAGCCACATAATATAGATACTGATCTATTGAATGTGATTATTAAGGAGATTCCGAAGCCAGATATCGATGAAGAAAGATTGCATGAGTATGTAGATGCCTTTATTAGCAAATTTTCAGTTAATTAA
- a CDS encoding 30S ribosomal protein S8e yields MSVWHGDLHKRKPTGGKRKPYRGKRKYEMGSFPTETSLGEHVTKTSRRRGGNIKVRLVSAKWVNVSDPETGETKKVEIIRVLKNPANIDYERRGIITRGCLLETPLGTAKVTSRPGQDGILNAILIEKKK; encoded by the coding sequence ATGTCTGTTTGGCATGGAGACCTACATAAGAGAAAGCCTACTGGTGGAAAACGGAAACCCTATAGGGGTAAAAGAAAATACGAAATGGGTTCTTTTCCCACAGAAACAAGTTTAGGTGAGCATGTTACTAAGACAAGCCGTAGAAGAGGAGGCAATATAAAGGTTAGGTTAGTGAGCGCTAAATGGGTGAACGTTTCAGATCCGGAAACAGGAGAGACAAAAAAGGTTGAAATAATTAGAGTTCTAAAAAATCCAGCTAACATAGATTATGAGAGAAGAGGGATAATAACAAGAGGCTGTTTACTAGAGACCCCGCTTGGGACAGCTAAAGTAACTTCGAGACCTGGACAAGATGGAATTTTGAATGCCATACTAATTGAAAAGAAAAAATAA
- a CDS encoding signal recognition particle subunit SRP19/SEC65 family protein — translation MRRKDIVILWPVYFDSSRTRREGRRLPKKLCVNSPSIIILEKAVKNLGLDSEISPESAYPRLPWIKMGFIMVKKGGKSKSQILKEVASELKKLSI, via the coding sequence ATGCGGAGAAAAGATATAGTGATTCTGTGGCCAGTCTATTTTGATTCATCAAGAACTAGACGTGAAGGTAGGCGTTTACCGAAAAAACTCTGTGTAAACTCGCCAAGCATTATTATACTTGAAAAAGCAGTTAAGAATCTTGGCTTAGATTCTGAAATATCTCCTGAATCAGCCTATCCGCGCCTTCCATGGATTAAAATGGGCTTTATAATGGTGAAAAAAGGTGGGAAAAGTAAAAGTCAAATTTTGAAGGAGGTTGCTTCCGAGCTGAAGAAACTTTCCATATGA
- a CDS encoding Gar1/Naf1 family protein, giving the protein MKKIGQILHAGLGNRAIVKVESLPNLGATVFDIKKRPIGVVLDIFGPVKSPYVEIEVKDQNPKKMVGSPIYILPKTKNFKGKRGK; this is encoded by the coding sequence TTGAAGAAGATTGGGCAGATTCTTCATGCTGGACTAGGCAATAGAGCTATAGTTAAAGTTGAGAGCCTTCCTAATCTTGGCGCAACCGTTTTTGACATTAAGAAAAGACCAATAGGTGTTGTTCTTGACATTTTTGGACCGGTAAAATCGCCCTACGTTGAGATCGAAGTTAAAGATCAGAATCCAAAAAAGATGGTTGGTTCACCCATATATATTCTGCCTAAAACAAAGAATTTTAAGGGGAAGAGAGGGAAATGA
- a CDS encoding transcription initiation factor IIB, producing the protein MSEDEESKPLPPILKDIQRCPECGSTRLMRDYESAEVVCMECGYVVDMKIADQGPEWRAFDNEQRDKRARVGAPVTFTIHDKGLSTMIDWHDRDIFGKRFDANQRAQMYRLRKWQRRIRVSDAIERNLAFALSEITKVANVLSLPKSIFETSSIIYRKAVKERLIRGRSIQGISAAAVYIACRQCGLPRTLDEIANAANISKREVGRSYRFLVKELNLSIPPLKASHYISKFSNQLTMQGKVEEIANKILSVATELKLTSGRGPTGIAAAASYVASVLVGEKRTQREIAEIAKVTEVTIRNRYKELIERLLFIVTL; encoded by the coding sequence ATGAGCGAGGATGAAGAGAGTAAACCTCTTCCCCCCATACTTAAGGATATTCAGCGTTGCCCAGAATGCGGTAGTACGAGATTGATGCGTGACTATGAATCTGCCGAAGTAGTATGCATGGAATGCGGCTATGTAGTGGACATGAAGATAGCTGATCAGGGCCCTGAGTGGAGAGCCTTCGATAATGAGCAGCGGGATAAAAGGGCTAGGGTTGGTGCGCCAGTGACGTTCACGATACATGATAAGGGATTATCCACGATGATTGATTGGCATGATAGGGATATTTTCGGTAAGAGATTCGATGCTAATCAAAGGGCACAAATGTATAGACTTAGGAAGTGGCAGAGACGTATAAGGGTTTCGGATGCTATAGAGAGAAACTTAGCGTTTGCTCTCTCAGAGATAACAAAAGTAGCGAACGTGCTATCTTTGCCAAAAAGCATCTTTGAAACAAGCTCAATAATTTATAGGAAAGCTGTTAAGGAACGTCTCATACGTGGAAGATCAATACAAGGCATAAGCGCTGCTGCTGTTTACATAGCATGTAGACAATGCGGTCTCCCGAGAACATTGGATGAAATAGCGAATGCGGCAAATATAAGTAAACGAGAAGTTGGGCGAAGCTATAGGTTCCTAGTTAAAGAGCTTAATCTTTCAATACCGCCCCTTAAAGCAAGCCATTATATATCTAAGTTTTCAAATCAGCTAACAATGCAAGGGAAGGTTGAAGAAATTGCCAATAAGATTCTCTCAGTTGCAACTGAACTCAAGTTGACATCTGGAAGAGGACCAACTGGAATAGCTGCTGCTGCAAGTTACGTGGCATCAGTGCTGGTTGGTGAAAAGCGAACACAGCGGGAAATAGCTGAGATAGCGAAGGTAACAGAAGTTACAATAAGGAATAGATATAAGGAGCTCATAGAGCGCCTACTATTTATTGTGACACTCTAA
- a CDS encoding DUF362 domain-containing protein → MSLSKFSLAPALLFGALGGSLGSVITKLRGKESINVSGGDNGIAEVFLIKAKNRIEGLRTLLKQFDINEFRDKKVALKANFNSADPFPASTHIDTLRVIVKEIKSAGASEIILAERSGMGRTREVLEALGVFDLAKELDFKVLVLDEIGGDGWVKVEADGTHWLRGFYIAKIFLEADKVVQTCCLKTHRFGGHFTMSLKNSVGLVAKRVQGVNYDYMAELHTSPYQRLMIAEINRFYKVDLVVMDAMKAFVRGGPEKGEIVEPNLLIAGRDRVAVDAVGVAILRIYGTTENLQRGRIFDLDQIKRASEIGVGVKSPSSIKIIPLDGESAEITKEIETKLMA, encoded by the coding sequence ATGTCACTCTCAAAATTTAGTTTAGCCCCAGCGCTATTATTTGGGGCTTTAGGCGGCTCTCTAGGAAGCGTTATCACGAAACTTAGGGGAAAGGAGAGCATAAATGTTAGTGGTGGAGACAATGGGATTGCGGAGGTCTTTTTAATAAAGGCTAAAAATAGGATTGAGGGTCTGAGGACTCTGCTTAAACAATTTGATATAAATGAATTCAGGGATAAGAAGGTTGCTCTAAAAGCCAACTTTAATAGTGCGGATCCATTTCCAGCATCAACACATATTGACACGCTTAGGGTTATTGTTAAGGAAATTAAGTCTGCTGGTGCAAGTGAAATAATACTTGCCGAGCGAAGCGGAATGGGCAGGACAAGAGAGGTTTTAGAGGCTCTCGGAGTCTTCGATTTAGCTAAAGAATTAGACTTTAAAGTTTTAGTCCTCGATGAGATTGGTGGGGATGGTTGGGTTAAGGTTGAGGCTGATGGAACCCATTGGCTCAGGGGATTCTATATTGCGAAGATTTTCCTGGAGGCTGACAAAGTTGTTCAGACATGCTGCTTGAAAACCCACAGATTTGGTGGCCACTTCACTATGTCGCTTAAGAATTCAGTTGGCTTAGTGGCTAAGAGAGTTCAGGGAGTAAACTATGATTATATGGCTGAGCTCCACACATCCCCATACCAGAGACTTATGATAGCGGAGATAAACAGATTCTATAAAGTTGACTTAGTGGTTATGGATGCCATGAAAGCATTCGTTAGAGGCGGGCCAGAAAAGGGTGAGATTGTTGAACCAAACCTTCTGATTGCCGGTAGGGATAGGGTTGCTGTAGACGCCGTTGGAGTAGCCATATTAAGAATATATGGAACTACGGAGAATTTGCAGAGGGGAAGAATATTTGACTTGGATCAGATTAAGCGGGCCTCAGAAATAGGTGTTGGCGTAAAATCGCCATCAAGCATAAAGATTATTCCGTTAGATGGTGAGAGCGCAGAGATCACAAAAGAAATAGAGACTAAACTTATGGCTTAA
- a CDS encoding N-glycosylase/DNA lyase: MDVDRGLNGLASLIERVENLKRSAVKSVIDARIREFMENRSKPPAEIFKELCFCILTANFSAEKSIKIQSEIGDGFLNLSEFMLAEKLKALNHRYPEIRAKYIVEARKMVDPLWKILNSSLDEKSLREWLVRNIKGIGYKEASHFLRNIGFMNLAIIDFHIINILSRYRLIKRPKTLTRRRYLEIEGLLSEIAEKTSLSLGELDLYLWYMETGKVLK, from the coding sequence ATGGATGTTGATAGAGGTTTGAATGGCTTAGCCAGTCTCATAGAAAGAGTGGAGAATTTAAAGAGAAGCGCGGTTAAGAGCGTTATAGATGCTAGGATTAGAGAGTTCATGGAAAATAGGAGTAAACCTCCAGCCGAGATTTTTAAAGAACTCTGCTTCTGCATATTAACGGCCAACTTTAGCGCTGAAAAAAGCATAAAAATCCAGTCGGAGATCGGAGATGGATTCCTAAACCTCAGTGAGTTTATGCTTGCGGAAAAGCTTAAAGCCTTAAACCACCGTTATCCCGAAATAAGAGCTAAATATATTGTTGAGGCTAGAAAAATGGTTGATCCACTATGGAAAATTCTGAACTCGTCCCTTGACGAAAAATCTTTGAGAGAATGGCTCGTAAGGAACATTAAGGGGATCGGGTATAAGGAGGCAAGCCACTTTCTGAGAAATATTGGGTTCATGAACCTAGCCATAATAGACTTCCACATAATCAACATTCTCTCGAGATATAGGCTAATTAAGAGACCTAAGACTCTAACGAGACGCAGATATCTAGAGATTGAAGGCTTGCTTAGTGAGATAGCGGAGAAGACCAGCTTAAGCCTAGGGGAGTTAGACTTATACCTATGGTATATGGAGACTGGTAAGGTTCTAAAATAG
- a CDS encoding MFS transporter → MVVRALVNVVSTAKATIKGNLRILLLRDLSLTLIAGLSGGLDIMFLKEVLGADAIILSMLASIWSMVFLIFILIGGWISDQYSCKKMLIAGMALTLPNPLIFAFAPDWRIAVIAHFLGAVGTALVAPAHVGLLFAYSEQKTRSRTIALMNTINSIANIIVPPIGAILIQTLGGGNLNWIRNIFVAQFFLTIMVLAYTWRRLEDKPSTAKRTPKSLTHAIKDIFGQMGRIYRVSKERGATPWLFLALTGPWAWETVAPFWVIYAAEVCGSPIIVLGLLPSVYSLTAALLMLPFAEISDRKGRKKVILFARPFLYLCIILLLIGGTFRGLMFTPFIPLIAWIFRAVGDSSGPSWTAASTEVIPEELQSEWEATRDFFWRSMSIPAVIAGGILWNIDPRLPFLMALCVDGLIRLPVLAHKIPETLIVHGHHHPTGPHIILYGLPGAGKTSIARLVQRELSLEVIDESMFAEKEEHKDAVIQIPFIRNDNGEEKIEEKLNAILSRRDKAVIIEGEPAIFAAKDEDKGLIVLLVAPKDERVRREIKKHGEPDFLAFKRIEEGDRKIAKLTRQLFGADISKLPPFDIAINTERIPPEKIVKIIALLRGEGESREN, encoded by the coding sequence ATGGTGGTAAGAGCACTGGTAAATGTTGTCTCAACAGCTAAAGCGACAATAAAAGGGAATCTTAGAATTCTCCTCCTTAGGGATCTCTCTTTAACTTTAATTGCCGGATTAAGCGGTGGATTAGATATAATGTTCCTTAAGGAGGTTCTTGGGGCGGACGCCATAATCCTAAGTATGCTTGCGTCAATATGGTCCATGGTTTTCCTCATATTTATATTGATTGGCGGATGGATATCTGACCAGTATAGTTGCAAGAAGATGCTCATCGCTGGAATGGCTCTAACGTTACCGAACCCATTAATATTTGCGTTTGCACCAGATTGGCGCATAGCTGTTATAGCGCATTTTCTGGGAGCCGTAGGCACGGCGCTTGTTGCGCCAGCACACGTAGGACTTCTTTTCGCCTATTCAGAGCAGAAGACGCGAAGCAGAACAATAGCCCTAATGAACACAATAAATAGCATAGCTAACATTATCGTTCCGCCTATAGGCGCAATATTAATCCAGACGCTAGGCGGCGGAAACCTAAACTGGATTAGAAACATATTTGTCGCCCAATTCTTCCTCACAATAATGGTTCTGGCATATACTTGGAGGAGACTCGAGGATAAGCCGTCAACTGCTAAAAGAACACCCAAAAGCCTAACGCATGCTATTAAGGATATCTTTGGGCAGATGGGCAGAATCTATAGGGTCTCTAAGGAGAGAGGTGCTACACCATGGCTCTTTCTGGCTTTAACCGGACCATGGGCTTGGGAGACCGTCGCCCCCTTCTGGGTGATATATGCTGCTGAGGTTTGCGGTTCACCAATAATTGTTTTAGGTCTTCTACCATCAGTCTATAGTTTAACAGCAGCGCTATTAATGTTACCATTTGCTGAGATATCAGATAGAAAGGGTAGGAAGAAAGTGATTTTATTCGCCCGTCCATTCCTATACCTTTGTATAATCCTCCTCTTAATTGGCGGAACATTTAGGGGATTAATGTTCACTCCATTCATTCCGCTTATAGCGTGGATATTTAGAGCTGTCGGCGACTCCTCAGGGCCCTCATGGACGGCTGCATCGACGGAGGTCATTCCAGAGGAGCTACAGAGTGAGTGGGAGGCAACAAGAGACTTCTTCTGGAGAAGCATGAGCATACCAGCAGTTATAGCTGGCGGCATATTATGGAATATAGACCCCAGGCTGCCTTTTCTCATGGCTCTCTGCGTTGACGGTTTAATTAGACTTCCAGTCCTAGCGCATAAAATACCAGAAACGCTGATTGTTCATGGGCATCATCACCCAACCGGTCCGCATATAATCCTTTATGGGCTTCCTGGAGCTGGCAAAACATCTATCGCCCGCTTAGTCCAAAGGGAGTTATCGTTAGAGGTTATCGACGAGAGCATGTTTGCTGAGAAGGAAGAACATAAAGACGCTGTAATTCAAATACCGTTTATCCGCAATGATAATGGGGAGGAGAAGATTGAGGAGAAGCTAAACGCCATCCTCTCTAGAAGGGATAAGGCTGTGATAATAGAAGGCGAACCAGCAATATTTGCCGCAAAGGATGAGGATAAAGGCCTAATAGTTCTGCTCGTAGCCCCGAAGGATGAAAGGGTTAGGAGGGAAATTAAAAAACATGGTGAACCAGACTTTCTAGCATTTAAGAGAATAGAGGAGGGGGACCGCAAAATTGCCAAGTTAACCCGCCAGCTCTTCGGCGCCGACATATCGAAGCTGCCACCCTTCGATATAGCCATAAATACGGAGCGAATCCCGCCTGAAAAAATAGTAAAGATTATCGCATTACTCCGCGGGGAGGGGGAGAGTAGAGAAAATTAA
- a CDS encoding ATP-grasp domain-containing protein: protein MTLKVGILFNYPTKPLRGESIDYVAEAEVLDQVQAVQEALRKLGLQHYKIPLKGDIEETVKILKEHKPDVVVNLSEGLLGDSSLEMYVPALLELLGIPYTGSHSLALGLCQDKGLAKAVLRANNIPTPRYQIMSGADVLKRGLKFPLFVKPLREDASIGITKRSFVRNMEELRSRVEYVNRVYGQPALVEEYIGGREFNVSILGNEEPMVLPISEIIFEFEGEPRIVDYAAKWLRDSEEYIKTR from the coding sequence ATGACGCTTAAAGTTGGCATACTATTCAATTACCCCACAAAACCTTTGAGGGGCGAAAGCATAGACTACGTAGCTGAGGCAGAGGTTCTAGACCAGGTTCAGGCAGTTCAAGAAGCTTTAAGAAAACTTGGTCTCCAACACTATAAGATACCTTTAAAGGGCGACATTGAGGAGACCGTTAAGATTTTGAAGGAGCATAAGCCAGATGTTGTTGTCAATCTATCTGAGGGTCTCTTAGGCGACAGTAGCCTAGAGATGTATGTTCCAGCTCTTCTGGAGCTGCTCGGCATACCATATACTGGCTCACATTCACTAGCACTTGGATTATGCCAAGATAAGGGCTTAGCTAAAGCCGTCTTAAGAGCCAATAATATCCCAACACCAAGATATCAAATAATGAGCGGGGCTGATGTGCTGAAGCGGGGATTAAAGTTTCCATTGTTCGTTAAGCCTCTGAGAGAGGATGCAAGCATAGGTATTACCAAAAGAAGTTTTGTTAGAAATATGGAGGAGCTCAGGAGCCGAGTAGAGTATGTGAATAGGGTTTATGGACAACCAGCCCTTGTGGAAGAATATATTGGTGGAAGAGAGTTTAATGTGTCTATTCTCGGCAACGAGGAGCCAATGGTTCTCCCAATATCAGAAATAATATTTGAGTTTGAGGGTGAGCCGAGGATAGTTGACTATGCGGCTAAGTGGCTTAGGGATAGTGAGGAATATATAAAGACCAGAC
- a CDS encoding D-alanine--D-alanine ligase: LGNEEPMVLPISEIIFEFEGEPRIVDYAAKWLRDSEEYIKTRPVCPAKLDEKLRVAVERTALKAYRALGCRDYARVDIRLKEDAGTPYVLEVNPNPDISLEAGFVRSLKAAGIPFEEFVRRILGFALKRSGRSVPWLG, from the coding sequence TCTCGGCAACGAGGAGCCAATGGTTCTCCCAATATCAGAAATAATATTTGAGTTTGAGGGTGAGCCGAGGATAGTTGACTATGCGGCTAAGTGGCTTAGGGATAGTGAGGAATATATAAAGACCAGACCTGTTTGTCCAGCGAAATTAGATGAGAAACTAAGAGTGGCTGTTGAAAGAACCGCGTTAAAAGCCTATAGGGCTTTGGGCTGTAGGGATTATGCCCGCGTTGACATACGCCTAAAAGAAGATGCTGGAACACCCTATGTTCTTGAGGTTAATCCAAACCCAGATATATCGCTGGAAGCAGGGTTTGTTAGGTCTCTTAAGGCTGCTGGGATACCCTTTGAAGAGTTTGTTAGGAGAATATTAGGCTTTGCCCTTAAGAGATCTGGTAGAAGTGTGCCATGGCTAGGTTAA
- a CDS encoding ATP-grasp domain-containing protein, whose protein sequence is MTLRVGLTYNLRKGVEANEGLPEDFYVEFDEESTVNAIVSALRRGGCRVTKIEADERAYYRLRRLKPDIVFNIAEGLRGESRESHIPSILEMLGIPYTGSGPATLAICLDKALTHIVLSAHGVPSPKFQVFKRDDEELDESLNFPLIVKPLAEGSSKGIRSSSLVRDEDSLRRQISWVIRTYNQPAIVEELMPGREFTVGLIGNEEPVVLPIVEIELDKLPKQASPIYSYEAKWVWDTLENPLEIFKCPANIPKDLEEEIEEISIKTFRALNCRDLCRIDIRLDGEGTPRVLEVNPLPGLIPDPKAHSCLPEAARTAGFTYDELICTILWQALKRYGLQHLFKGRNLVKIP, encoded by the coding sequence ATGACCCTCAGGGTTGGCTTAACATATAACCTCAGAAAAGGAGTTGAGGCAAATGAGGGATTACCAGAAGACTTCTATGTAGAGTTTGATGAGGAGAGCACTGTTAACGCTATAGTCTCAGCCTTAAGGAGGGGTGGATGTAGAGTAACGAAGATTGAAGCGGATGAGAGAGCATACTATAGGCTGCGCAGACTTAAGCCAGATATAGTTTTCAATATTGCTGAGGGGCTACGTGGGGAGAGCCGAGAATCACATATACCATCCATACTAGAGATGCTTGGCATACCATACACGGGCTCTGGACCGGCCACGCTGGCAATATGCCTTGATAAAGCCCTGACACATATAGTTCTAAGCGCCCATGGTGTTCCATCACCAAAGTTTCAGGTTTTTAAGCGAGATGATGAGGAGCTTGATGAAAGCCTAAATTTTCCGCTCATTGTTAAGCCCTTAGCGGAGGGCTCGAGTAAGGGTATCAGAAGCAGCTCCCTTGTGAGGGATGAGGATAGTCTCAGAAGACAGATTTCATGGGTCATAAGAACATATAATCAGCCAGCGATAGTTGAGGAGCTTATGCCCGGAAGGGAGTTTACAGTCGGCTTAATAGGTAATGAGGAGCCAGTTGTCCTGCCAATAGTTGAGATAGAATTAGATAAGCTGCCAAAGCAGGCAAGCCCAATCTACTCTTATGAGGCTAAGTGGGTTTGGGATACCCTGGAGAACCCGCTAGAAATATTTAAGTGCCCAGCAAACATACCAAAGGACCTAGAGGAGGAAATAGAAGAGATATCTATAAAAACATTTAGGGCTTTAAATTGTAGGGATCTATGCCGGATAGATATAAGATTAGATGGGGAGGGAACACCTAGGGTTCTAGAAGTTAATCCTCTACCAGGATTGATACCAGATCCCAAGGCGCACTCATGCCTTCCAGAAGCTGCTAGGACCGCCGGCTTCACATATGATGAGCTAATCTGCACAATCCTATGGCAAGCCCTAAAAAGATACGGCCTCCAACATCTATTTAAGGGGAGAAATCTGGTTAAAATCCCATAA